A segment of the Panacibacter ginsenosidivorans genome:
AATGAAGCCATTTTATTTCCTTTTATCTCAGGTTAAACTTTATTTTTTTGCTGAAGCTGTGCTGTCTGTTACCGCAGGAGCAACAGTTTTAGCCTGTTTCGATTTTATGTAATGGATGATTGCCCAACGCTGATCTCTTGTTAATTGCGATGCATAGCTACCCATTAAATTCTTGCCATAAGTAATGGAATAAAACATTTGTCCTTCAGGCATCGACTCATACTTGACATCCCCAACCAAAGTCGCTGGTTTTGCAGGGTATGGCCCGCTTCCGTCTTTATATAAAGGACCGTTTCCATTTAATTTGGGGCCATGACAAATACCGCAATTAATCAGGTATTGTCTTTCTGCCTCTTTCATCTGAGCATCATCTAAAGGAGGCAAAGGATTTGTAATTGCTTTTGCTGCTATATAATTAGTCGTATCGCCGGGAGCATCTTTCTTTAAAGGAAACGGTATTTCTTCCCCGCGTGCAATGGTTCCTGCAACAGGCATATTGTTGTAAAATATTTTATCATCTGTACGCTTTTCATCAGTCGAAAATAACGATGAATCACGAGCTGCATAAGTTTCATA
Coding sequences within it:
- a CDS encoding c-type cytochrome codes for the protein MKKISVIVFITSAIGLAACSDIRRDPGSVYMPDMAYSRAYETYAARDSSLFSTDEKRTDDKIFYNNMPVAGTIARGEEIPFPLKKDAPGDTTNYIAAKAITNPLPPLDDAQMKEAERQYLINCGICHGPKLNGNGPLYKDGSGPYPAKPATLVGDVKYESMPEGQMFYSITYGKNLMGSYASQLTRDQRWAIIHYIKSKQAKTVAPAVTDSTASAKK